The following proteins come from a genomic window of Botrytis cinerea B05.10 chromosome 14, complete sequence:
- the Bcerv41 gene encoding Bcerv41, with protein MNGFSDHGLDEGSFGEKGGIVKAFDAFPKAKPQYITQTSGGGKWTVAMMLVSFALLVSEFMRWWTGHETHTFVVEKGVGHSLQVNMDMVVKMKCSELHINVQDAAGDRILAGIMLKEDATNWNQWVDAKGMHQLGKDAHGRVITGEEYHEEGFGEEHVHDIVTLGGKKRAKFAKTPRVKGGPKGGDSCRVYGSLEVNKVQGDFHLTARGHGYPEMGHHLDHSAFNFSHIINELSFGPFYPSLLNPLDRTIAGTPNHFHKYQYFLSVVPTLYSLSPSTFSPSSSPTLLRTNQYAVTSQEHIVGERSVPGIFFKYDIEPLLLTVEESRDGFLRFVVKVVNVVSGVLVAGHWGFTITEWGLRVWGRRSGRGAKGMLDSGKYNED; from the exons atgaatggattttcAGATCATGGGTTGGATGAGGGGTCGTTTGGGGAGAAGGGGGGAATTGTGAAGGCTTTTGATGCTTTTC ccaaagccaaaccACAATACATAACACAAACCTCTGGGGGCGGCAAATGGACCGTCGCCATGATGCTCGTGTCCTTCGCTCTACTCGTCTCCGAATTCATGCGTTGGTGGACCGGCCACGAAACCCACACCTTCGTAGTTGAAAAGGGTGTTGGACATTCCCTCCAAGTAAACATGGACATGGTCGTCAAAATGAAATGTTCCGAGCTCCATATTAACGTACAAGATGCGGCTGGTGATCGCATATTAGCTGGAATAATGCTCAAAGAAGATGCGACGAATTGGAACCAATGGGTGGATGCAAAGGGTATGCATCAATTGGGTAAAGATGCACATGGAAGAGTGATTACCGGAGAGGAATATCATGAGGAGGGATTTGGAGAGGAACATGTTCATGATATTGTGACGTTaggagggaagaagagggcGAAGTTTGCAAAGACCCCGAGAGTTAAGGGTGGTCCTAAGGGGGGTGATAGTTGTAGGGTTTATGGCAGTTTGGAGGTTAATAAGGTGCAGGGAGACTTTCATCTCACTGCAAGAGGTCATGGATATCCGGAGATGGGGCATCATTTGGATCATAGTG CATTCAATTTCTCTCACATAATCAACGAGTTATCATTCGGTCCTTTTTACCCCTCCCTTCTCAACCCCCTCGACCGCACGATCGCCGGCACACCCAACCATTTCCACAAATACCAATACTTCCTCTCAGTGGTTCCGACTCTTTATTCCCTCTCACCATCAACATTTTCTCCCTCCTCGTCTCCAACCCTTCTACGCACAAATCAATACGCTGTAACATCGCAAGAACATATTGTAGGCGAACGCAGCGTACCCGGgatattcttcaaatatgatattgaacCGCTTCTTTTGACAGTAGAGGAAAGTAGAGATGGGTTCTTGAGGTTTGTGGTTAAGGTTGTCAATGTTGTGAGTGGTGTGTTAGTGGCGGGCCATTGGGGATTCACCATTACGGAGTGGGGATTGAGAGTTTGGGGACGAAGAAGTGGGAGGGGTGCGAAGGGTATGTTGGATAGTGGAAAGTACAATGAGGATTAA
- the Bclcc2 gene encoding Bclcc2: MKYSTVFTALTALFAQASATAIPAVRSPLAPRQSTTASCANSATSRSCWGEYSIDTNWYDVTPNTGVTREYWLSVENSTITPDGYTRSAMTFNGTVPGPAITADWGDNLIIHVTNNLQHNGTSIHWHGIRQLGSLEYDGVPGVTQCPIAPGDTLTYKFQATQYGTTWYHSHFSLQYADGLFGPLIINGPATADYDEDVGAIFLQDWAHKSVFEIWDSARQGAPPALENTLMNGTNIYDCSASTDANCVGGGKKFELTFVEGTKYRLRLINVGIDSHFEFAIDNHTLTVIANDLVPIVPYTTDTLLIGIGQRYDVIVEANAAADNYWIRGNWGTTCSSNSEAANATGILRYDSSSTVDPTSVGVTPRGTCADEPVASLVPHLALDVGGYSLVDEQVSFAFTNYFTWTINSSSLLLDWSSPTTLKIFNNETIFPTDYNVVALNQTDANEEWVVYVIEDLTGFGIWHPIHLHGHDFYVVAQETDVFSATKSPANFNLVNPPRRDVAALPGNGYLAIAFKLDNPGSWLLHCHIAWHASEGLAMQFVESQSSIAIGMSDTDIFEDTCANWNAYTPTELFAEDDSGI; encoded by the exons ATGAAGTATTCTACAGTCTTTACTGCCCTCACTGCATTATTTGCACAGGCATCTGCAACAGCTATTCCAGCTGTTCGTTCACCACTCGCTCCTCGTCAAAGCACCACTGCCTCTTGTGCAAACTCGGCTACTTCCAGATCTTGCTGGGGAGAGTATTCCATTGATACCAACTGGTATGATGTTACTCCTAATACTGGAGTCACCAGAG AATACTGGCTTTCAGTTGAGAACTCCACCATCACACCTGATGGTTATACTCGCTCAGCCATGACCTTCAATGGAACTGTTCCAGGACCTGCAATTACAGCAGACTGGGGTGACAATCTTATAATCC ACGTTACCAACAATCTCCAACACAATGGTACATCTATTCATTGGCATGGAATTCGTCAACTAGGAAGTCTCGAATACGACGGCGTACCCG GTGTAACTCAATGTCCTATCGCTCCTGGAGATACCTTGACCTACAAATTCCAAGCTACTCAATATGGAACCACCTGGTATCACTCTCACTTCTCTCTTCAATACGCTGATGGACTCTTTGGACCCTTGATCATTAATGGTCCCGCTACTGCGGACtatgatgaagatgttggTGCAATTTTCCTCCAAGATTGGGCACATAAATCCGTTTTCGAAATTTGGGACTCCGCTAGACAAGGTGCTCCTCCAGCACTTGAAAACACTTTGATGAATGGAACCAACATCTACGATTGCTCAGCTTCTACTGATGCTAACTGCGTTGGTGGTGGTAAGAAATTCGAGTTAACTTTCGTCGAAGGCACAAAATacagattgagattgatcaATGTTGGAATTGACAGTCACTTCGAATTCGCCATTGATAATCACACACTCACTGTTATTGCCAACGATCTTGTTCCAATTGTGCCCTACACTACCGATACTCTTCTCATTGGTATTGGACAAAGATACGATGTTATCGTTGAGGCAAATGCGGCAGCAGACAACTACTGGATTAGAGGAAACTGGGGAACCACCTGCTCATCCAACTCGGAAGCAGCAAATGCCACAGGTATCCTCCGATACGATAGTTCCAGCACCGTAGATCCTACCTCTGTCGGTGTCACTCCCCGTGGTACTTGCGCGGATGAGCCGGTTGCCAGTCTTGTTCCACACTTGGCATTGGACGTTGGTGGATACTCTCTCGTCGACGAACAGGTGTCTTTCGCCTTCACCAACTACTTCACATGGACCATCAACTCAAGTAGTTTACTCCTTGACTGGAGCTCCCCAACAACTCTCAAGATTTTCAACAACGAGACAATCTTCCCAACTGATTACAACGTTGTCGCTCTCAATCAAACTGACGCCAATGAAGAGTGGGTCGTCTATGTCATCGAAGATCTCACCGGCTTCGGCATTTGGCATCCTATCCATCTCCACGGTCACGATTTTTACGTCGTAGCTCAAGAAACTGATGTGTTCAGTGCTACCAAGTCGCCAGCCAACTTCAACCTCGTCAATCCTCCCCGTCGTGACGTTGCCGCACTCCCCGGAAACGGTTATCTTGCCATTGCATTCAAGCTTGACAACCCTGGTTCCTGGCTTCTTCATTGCCATATCGCATGGCACGCATCTGAGGGATTAGCAATGCAATTTGTGGAGTCTCAAAGCTCGATTGCGATCGGTATGAGCGATACTGATATTTTCGAGGATACTTGCGCAAACTGGAATGCCTATACTCCTACTGAGTTGTTCGCCGAGGATGATTCTGGAATCTAA